The window GTTCGTATACGACCCGTCCACGAGCGCGTCGACGGCCCCCGGGTAGGTGTCGACGCTCTCGTCGCCGATGTTCTTCACCAGCACGGTGATCGCGACCACGTTCCCGTCCGCGTCCTCCTCGACCATCGCGTTCGGCTTGGTCTCGTCGCTGATGATCTCGATTTCGGTGTCGATCTCCTCCGCGACCGCCGATCCGCGGGTCTCGATCGAACTCCCCACTTCCGTCACCTCCATGATGACCGTCCCCGCCACGGCCGAGGCGACCACGAGGCTCGCGACGAACATGATCAGGTGGGTGGCCGTGACGCTCGACATCTAGCTCCCACCTCCGCCGACCTCGAGTCGGTCGGCGATCCCGTTCTCGGTCGTGATCCGGACGCTGTCGCCGTCGCCGGTAACCTCGTACTCGGCCTCGAGGTCCGCGTTGTCGATGGTGATCTCGAGGACAGTTCCCGGCGTCCAGACGTCGCTGTCGGGACGCTCCTCGCCGTCGCGGATCACCGCCGTCCGGTCGTCGTTGCCTTCCACGTGGTAGTACGCGCCGTTGACGACGACGTCGGTCTCGGCGACCGACAGTGCGGTCGCACCGTCGTTGGTGACTCGGACGGTCGAGACGTCCGCGTCGCTATCGTACGTGAACGACTCGACGGTGATCGCGGTGTTTTGCTGGTCCCGGAACTGTTCGTTCTGTCCGGAGAACGCGTCACCGGTCGCGGCGGTGACCTCGAAGAGGGTCGGAACGACGGCGCTGACGGCGATGAGTACGCCGATCAGGATGACCGCGACAGCGCCGCTCGTACTGAACCCCATTGTGTGTTGGGAGGGAGGTAACTTGTAAAAGTGCTCTGGCCACCCGGATCGCGTCGTGCGAACGTGTCTCGCGGATCGTAAGTCGTGGATCGTGGGTCGTAGGTACCAGTGGTCGGGTGGTCGTTCGGGACGCTCGAGGGGGTTACTGAGGTGCGTCGCCACTCGAGGGGTCGGACACACCGCGAAAAAATAATCGCTCGAATCGGTTCAGGTCGGTGCGTCTCGCTTAGAGACGGACCGCTTCGCCGTCCTCACTGAAGAGGTCGGGCGCGGTCAGGTCGACCTGAGTCGTTGCGGACGACGGGGAGACGATGTCCAGCGTGGACTGGTCACCCTCGCCGAAGTTCTCGCTATCGCCGAACGGCTCGTCTGCAGGGTTGAAGACGAGCGTGAAGTCGTCGTTCTCTTCGTCGAGAACAGCGTCAGATGGTGCGACATATTCGTCGTTATCGTTTTCGGCGACGAACGTCCCGTCCAGGTTACTGACCTGGTCGTCGCTATCGAAATCGAATGAACCGGATCCATCCTCGTAGACCAGGTTCGCTTGGCCATTCGGACCGACCGCTTGAACGATCGTATCCTCTAAGGCAATATCGTCAGCACCGGGTGCTGCAGTGATACCGACACGGATCTCACTAAGGTTACCCGAGTCCGCATCCTCGACAATACCGACTGCGCTCGTCGCGTCGATTCGCTCGGAGACGAGGTCGGTACTCTCTTCGCCGGTCGCTT of the Halobiforma lacisalsi AJ5 genome contains:
- a CDS encoding flagellin; translated protein: MSSVTATHLIMFVASLVVASAVAGTVIMEVTEVGSSIETRGSAVAEEIDTEIEIISDETKPNAMVEEDADGNVVAITVLVKNIGDESVDTYPGAVDALVDGSYTNVQRVERVDSDTGNWGPNGVVEIEIDTTDREISGDTEVAIIVNGNEDAIDFYY
- a CDS encoding flagellin; protein product: MGFSTSGAVAVILIGVLIAVSAVVPTLFEVTAATGDAFSGQNEQFRDQQNTAITVESFTYDSDADVSTVRVTNDGATALSVAETDVVVNGAYYHVEGNDDRTAVIRDGEERPDSDVWTPGTVLEITIDNADLEAEYEVTGDGDSVRITTENGIADRLEVGGGGS
- a CDS encoding archaellin/type IV pilin N-terminal domain-containing protein, with the translated sequence MFETITNDDRGQVGIGTLIVFIAMVLVAAIAAGVLINTAGLLQSQAEATGEESTDLVSERIDATSAVGIVEDADSGNLSEIRVGITAAPGADDIALEDTIVQAVGPNGQANLVYEDGSGSFDFDSDDQVSNLDGTFVAENDNDEYVAPSDAVLDEENDDFTLVFNPADEPFGDSENFGEGDQSTLDIVSPSSATTQVDLTAPDLFSEDGEAVRL